The region CGACTCCGTCTCTGCGGAACTGCACTATATCCCCGTTGCTGATCGCGAATTTCTTATGCTGATATATACCGCTGTCCACCAGCGTAAGCTCAAGCGTCGCAGGCTTGCCGGTCCGGGTGGTTTTCCACGTGATATCCGTAACGATTCCGGCAATATTCCAGATGGCGCCTTCCTTATTAATTATGATTAATTCCATCGCCATGGCCTCCTAAGACAGCTTGATCACTCGGCCAATTTTGAGCTTCTTCAGTTCGCTGTCCGAGATATTGTTCAGCTTTTGCAGCGTTTTGAATTTACTGCCGTCACCGAGCAGCTTTTGGGCCACCGACCAGAGCGTATCCCCGGCTTTGAGCGTATAGGTAGCAGGCACTGCCTTCTCGCTTGCCCGTTTCTGCTGCTTCTTCACTTCACCGGTGCTGCCAACCTTCACGGCTAACGCCTGATAGAACACATACTTTTTGAGTCCAAGTGTATAATCGATATCCCCCGAGGACCCCGCACTGAGCTTCCAGGAGAAGTTCTCAATACTGACCGCCATATTAATGCCAATATCCCCGGTAAAAGTCTGCTGCGCCTGCGCCCTGGCCTGCCTCAGCCAATCAGGGGTTTGCGTATTCTGCACGTTCGCCGATTTCAGCCCTGAGAAAACAAACCGGACCGGCCTGCGGCTGAGCATCCATTTGCGGATCAGCTCTACATACTCGTAGGGTTTCAGCAGCTTACCGGCATTCTCCCCGGAGTACACCACAAACGGATAATACTGTGCCGGAAACATGCTCTCAATCGTAATCTCCGTCAGCTTGGGATAAGCGATAGCATTGATTTCACCGAAATCCACGATCGTATAACTTTTGCCATCGCTGTTCTCCTTGATCTCCAGCGTCTCAGGGTTCACCGGAAGCCGGATCACCTCTTCATAATTATTGAAGCTAAGATAGAATCCATACTCCTCCATGTTACGTGTACACCCCCTGCGCCGTAGAGACGAACTCCTCTTTCAGCTTTTGCCCAATCTTCGTGATAATGGAGTCAATATCGCCGGAATTATTAATATTTCCGGTTGTTACCTGCACCGTTGGAGTCAGCTCGACAAAATTCTGAATCGACTGAATCTCCGCCAGCTCCCGCAGCATATCCAGATCATCACTGGAGATATCGACCTTTTCATTGATCTTGCCTACCTCGCCTACCTTGTTGACGTTGTTCAGGCTGCCGTTTTGGTTGGCGAAAGCGTTAGTTGAACCTCCCGGGATATTCTTAAGAGACTTAGGGTTAGTTAACTCCTTGACTTTATCCTCCGTTTCTTTTCCCTTATCCATAAATTTATTCGTAGCATTCATTCCTGTTTGGTTACCCTTATCATAAGCCGCACTGATATCCTTATAATCTTTCTGCTTGGACATTTCAAAGACAACTTTGTCTGCCGGTTTATACACTTCAAGGCCTTGGCGGTATTTAGCAATAATATCACTGGCACCATGAGGAGTCTCGGGTTCCTCTACATCAATTTTGACCTTGCTGATCCCTAATGTGTCGAAGAATGGAATGCTGCTCAGCATATCAACCAGCGAGTTGAATTTGTCGAGCACCCACTGGATAGCCTTAGCCATTATCTTCATGAATCCTCCGGCGAATCCTTCTGCGCCTACAGCAATACTATACATAACATCCAGTGCACCAGCGGCAAGACCATAAAAGAATCCCTGCACTTTATTGACAGCCCAATTAAATATATAAACTAACCCATCGCCAGCCAAAGTGAAAAAATTCTGGATACCAATCGCTATATTCTGCACAACTGCAGCCAGATAGTAGAACGATCCCACAATAAACCCGACAACCTCACCCGCAGAGACGCCAAGGTGCTGCAGAATCATTAATAAGACTGCTATCACAGCAATGACGATTAAGATAGGCCAGTTCGCCACCAGCCAGGCGGCAGCAAGCATATAGACCTGAACGATCATAGCTGCCAGGAAGACAACGGCAATCGCTTCAAGGATAGGCTTAATAAACGACCAGTTATCCTGAACCACCTGGGCCAGCCATAACAGCCCGTCAACGACCATTGAGATCACATTTGCTATGAAAAGAAACCCGTTAGCCATCGCATCAATAAGCGGCGCTAACTGTCCCGAAGTTAACGCTGTGTTAATCGTATCCATTACCGGCCGCAGAGCGCCCAGTGCCTTAGCACCAATCTGTCCGAGCGCATTGTCAATATTCTCGTTCATCACGTTCCATTTCTCAATATCCTCAGGCTGTGCTGCTTCCTTCACGGCCTTCTCCCCGAACGACTTAATCGCGTTAAACGGCGTTACCACATCAGCCGTTTTGAGGAATTTCATGATCTTGGAATCGCCGCCCGGTGCAGGTGGGACTGGTGGAGGTACCGGCGGCGGCACCGGGTCTTTCTTCAAATTGATCTTCGGCTTCGGCAGGACCTCGGGTACTGGCGGTTTAACATCCTCTTTTTTCACCTCAGGCTTTTTTTCTTCATTTTTCTTTTTTTCTTTAAGCCCTTTCCACCAGTTTACCTTTTTAGCCTCTTCCTCTTTCTTAGGCTCCTCTACAGTAGGCGTGGCGTTAAGCATCCGGACCCCCAACTGCTGGGATTGCGCAGCCCTTTGACTTTGCTGCATCACAATTGTTCTGGACACATCCACTTTGACAGGCAGCCGTTTAAATCCTTCCAACAGCGTATCATTAATCTGTTGCAAGGATTGAATCATCCGATCCTCCGAGCGGATGATTTGTTCACTGGAACGTCTCACAGCCGCCTGAAAACCCTTTACCGACCGGTTAACCATGTCGAGATTATTATTCATCCGCAGGCTTTGTTTGTGGACGGCTTTCCAGATCGTAACCGACCTGCGCGAGATAATGACTGCTTTCGAGCTATCGATTTCCATTCTTTCACCCCCTTCATCGCTTCTTCCCCTTGCTCCGCGCGCGCTCCCGCTTCTCCTTGTCCACGCGGACGGAGATCATGGCATAGATCGCCGCGCGTTCGCGGACGGAGAGCTTCATCAGCTCATGCGGGAGAATATGCAGCTCATGGAGGGCGTAGTAAGCCAGATTCGCCTCACCATCGCCCTCGTTGATTAGTTTTTTACGTCATCTACCAGCTCGTTCATATCGGTGGCGAAGCCGTTCAGGGCCTGTACCCGTTCCCCAAGCGCAGCGAATTCCCCGGGCAGCAGCATTTTGCGCAGCAGTGATTCGGCACCCATTACCCCGTAGGAGCGTTGAAGCTCCGTATTCTTCAGATCCGGATGCACAATGCTTGCCGTCATCAGCTTCGCCATATATTCATTGGGATCAATATCCGTAGTGTAGGTTCCGTTCTTTCCTTTGACCTTGCGGGTAGCCGCCTTGCGGCATTCCTGGTTCTCTTCCTCATTCATACTGCGCAGCTTCCAGACAGCAGGGTTACCTTCCTTGTCCTTGAACCGCAGCGAGACCGCGAATTCCTCTGTTGTATCACAAGCCGCATTTTGCGCAAAAAACAAACTTAATTCACTCATGTTGTTCCTCCCGGATTCTTATTGTGTTAAGGCAGCGAAGAGGCCCGCCACAGAATACCGCCGCACAGCGCAGCAATGGTTTCAATGATCCTCCAGATACTTTGCGGGAGCCCCGAACCTTTTCAGTCTTCTACTCTTTTACAACCTGCGGATAGTCCGCTTATGCTTTATTGGCCGGAATTCGCCGGAGCCGCGAAGGGCTGCACCAATTCCACATCCTCGAAGGTAAAAGCAACCTCTTCCTCCAGTGCATCCGACTCCGTATCCAGCGAAGCCATAATCACACTGTCCAGATTGACATCCTTCAGCATGATACGCTGGGCACCCACGGTTGAAGAAGGATCTTCATTGGTCACGATAATGCTGAAGTATTGGTCAATCCCTGTCTTCATGTACTCCAGCATCATCTGGCGGAAACGGCTCGTCATGTAGAAAATCGTCATCGTACCGCTGCCCGACCAGCCAGTCGCCTTATGCTGCACTCCGCGGCGTCCCAGCGTCTTCACTTCCGCCTTCTGCTTTTCAACCGTGGCTTCCAGGGTTTTGACATAGAACATCTCTTCCGTCTGTCCGTTAATCGTGGCATACGCCCGGCCCTCCTGGCCGGACAGCGTATCGCTGGCTCTCAAGAATGTCATCTTAGACCACCTTCACTTTCATATATACTTTTTCTACCGAATCTACCGGCTTCACCGCTACCTCCAGCACTACGCTGTCACTGTCCGCTCCAGGAGTCACGACAATGTCACTCTGCGCATTGAAGTTTTCAATCGCCCCGAGGTTCTGCAGATCATTCATATAAGTGACGCACTGCGACCAGAAGAGCGCGCGCCCGTCCTCATTATTCGGCAATTTTCCAATGAAGTAGCTCTCAAAAATCCGCTTCAAATCACCAGCGATCCCATCCAGCACACGCAGCACGCGGTTCTTGGAGAAGGCCTTGCCTTTGTCTGTAGAGAAGGAGGTGAACGTGTTAATGTCCTGCTCCACTACTGCACGGCCTCCGCTATAGGTGAACAGCAGCTCTCCGTCTGTAAGTGCTTCTACCGTCTCGGAATGGCTGAAACGCACATCCGCATCTACAGCATCGTCATAGGCCTGATAAGTCAACGATTCGTTCACCGCAGCAGCGGCAGTAGCCCCGGCTACCCAAGCCACGGCATGAGCTTTATCCACCACCGTTCCATCACTCAAAATGACACCGTTCGCCACACTGATAATGCCTTCATGATCAGCCGTAGCATAATCGGACAAGACCGCCTGCACCTTCTTGCCTTCCGTGTTACGCAGACGCTTCACATAGGCGCTATACAGCGACTTCAGCGTGTTATCCTGGGATACCAGACCTACCGTCTGGAAATCCTGAACCTCCAGCGCCGACAAGAACGCACTATGCTCCGCATTCGTCACCACACCATTCGCACCGCCTGCCAGCGGCAGCCCTGCGCTCACCGTCAGCGCACCGGATTCATTCGGCTTAAATTCTACATAAGCGTTCGCAGCCAGATCGGCAGCAGCGCTTACCGTCTGCTTGTCCACCTCTGCCCCGTCCAGCAGCGTCCGGACATCGAACTTAGTAGCGTCATCGATATTTTTCTCGATCACTACCTTAAGCGCATTCCCGCGCTCCCCGCCATAGAGCGCAGTCGCCTGAATTCCGTTATTGGCCACAGCAGCCTTCACACCCTGATTCAGACGGTAGAGCAGCAGTGTGCCCGCCCGCTTCAGCACCTCTCGCACCGGCAGCAGCTCTGCAGCCGTCAGATCGTAGCCCAGCTTTTGCTGGAAATCTTCCTGAGCCGTAAGCTTAAGAATGACTCCCGCAGGCCCCCAAGGCAGTGCAAGCGCCAAAGCAGCCGTACCACGTTCCCCCATTTTACCTGCCACAATGCCGTTCGAGGCCACATTTACGTATACCCCCGGACGCACCTTGTTTTGTGTTGTCCATGTTCCTCCAGCCATTAGATAACCTCCTTATTTAGATACAGCTCCATTAAATGCTTAGCCTCTTCCAAGGTGTAGCTCCTGTCCTCTTGCAGAACTACCTCCAGTACATCCTTTTCCCGCGGCGCAAACAGAGCGGACTTCATCATCTGCTTCTTTCCAAAAGCACCCGCTCCCCCGCTGCCGCGTTCCCGCTCACTTGCCTTCATTTCCTTAGAACTCATTTCAGCCGCGCCCCTTCTGTGAAGTGTCCCATCAGCTCTGCCTCTTCCTCCGGCTGCTTCTGCTTCTGGAGATAGAGCATATAGTCCACGGTGAACAGCGCCCCCCGTCCCTCTGCTCCGGCTACCCAGGACTGGCGCACCACCCGATAAGCGGGATTAACACTTTCTCTTGCGTCCAGTGCCTCACAGAGCCCGTCAGCCATAGCCTCTGCGTCCAGCAGACTTCCTTGCTCATAGCGGATACCGAAGCGGTAGATCGCCATGTATCTGCCTTCACGCTGCCTGTCGTAGGTTGCCGAGAGCAGCTCCAGCCTGAAGTAGGCTGACTGCGGCTTATCCCCTTCCACATAGACAGGAATATCCGGGAAAAACTGCACCAGCGCAGCAGTAATATTTCCCCGTAGTTGCTCTACCGTCATGATTTCATTCCTCTCATGAATAGATGTGGTAATCCCTCCTGCCTTTCTTGAAGTCACTCGCGGATTCGATTCAGGAAGAATGGGACCCGTCTTGTACCCGGCAATGACTGAAGGAGCTTTCACCGCGCTTGTCTGCCGGCCTGCCTTAGGCTTCGATGATGTGGAGCATTCATGCTCCTGCGGTGTCCTTCTGCTTCATTTGCCATGTTATAATCATAGCCCCCCTGAGACCTTGCGCAGGCGCTATTACAGATGAGTTAACGATAACTTCCGGTGGTAAAAGGGATGGTAAATGGTGCTCCCCGCCTTAGCCCCGTCACTCCTGCACGGCCTGCTTCAATGGAAGGATTCAATATACGGCGGGGCCGCCAGAACATATAAGCTCATGCAAAAAAGCCGCATCACCCCGGCGGGCAATACGGCCATGTTGATTACATATGGAAGCTGCATTTTGTGTCCAAAGGATTTCTACCTCTTAGGCAAGTTCCCTTCAGCCGGGGTTTTCGTGAGCGTAGCGAGAGACAGCAGCTGCAGATCAGCGAGCGCCAGCGCCATCTTATAGAACGCCTTCGACCTGATTTTCACATAAGTATCCTTGCTCACCGGAGGATCGAACACATGATTATAGATAGTGTAGTCATAGCTCTCCTCTCTGCGCATGTACCTCTCCCGCACCAGTTGTTGTTCCCTCTGGGTAAGCCGCTCTACAACTGAATCGATTACATCACAATACGCCCGTCTTGCAGCAGGCACATCTACATTATGCGTGGCAATTGCTGCTGTCTGATCGGTAACCGTATTAGTCGCCCCATGGAAACGTTCCGTGTAGGAATAAGTAATCCCGGCCTCTTTAGCCTCGAACGTTACAGACTTGAAAATCCGGTATTTCTCCAACATATTCTCTATAGTGACCTGAGTCCTGCGGCGGTCAAGCTCGGGCAGCGAAGATAGAATCATCAACATTTATACCACTCCTTAGATGTTATACAGATTTAAGAACTTTGTTGCGGACCTTTCCGGCCAAATGTGTTAAAATTCTACTTGTTCGTATAGTGTTCGCTTTTTTTGATAATATACCACTTATCTACCAATTCAGTAAAACCTCATTTTGGCCCGTTTTGCAGCATAAACAAGCTATATGCATGTCCATTCTTACCTTTTGGCAATAATAGACTCTTTATTGTTTACCTATTGGCATAAATAGCTTATAGTAAGTACAACAGCTTTTTAGGTGATTAGGGATAAGGAGTGGTTATCGATGGCAGAGGAATTCGGATACTATCTGAGACAGCTTCGGGAAGGAAAGGGACTGACCATTAATCAGCTGGCAGCGCTTGCCGGTATCAGTGGAGCCCAAATCTCACGGATCGAGAATGGATTACGGGGTGTCCCCAAGCCGGCTACACTGCGTAAGATTGCTGAAGCGACCGATGTGTCTTACGAGGAGCTGATGGGCCATGCCGGTTATTTAACCGAGACTGGAAGCAGCACAGAGAGCTCTGTGCCTGCCTGGGCCACCAGCAAGGATAAGCGGGACTTCCGCCAAATGCTGGAGGATGACGGTGAGCTGATGTTTGACGGGATTCCCTTGAACAAGGAAGATAAACAGCGGATCAAGGACGTGTTAACCGGCCTGTTCTGGGAGGCGAAGCAGATGAACAAGCGGACCAAGCCCAAACAACATCCAGGTAAAGAGTAAGTACCAGGCAATCCAACTACTATTAACATGCTGCGGGTGAAGAATATGGATGAGCTAATCAAGCGTTTGGTCAAAAAATACAATACCAGCAGCCCTTTCGAACTGGCTGAAGCACTCGGGATTCACATCCGGTTTATGCATCTGGGTGACGGCACCAAGGGCCTCTACTACCGTAAGCTAAGAAGAAGGTTCATCGTCATTCATAACCAGCTGCCGCTGGAGTGGCAACGGTTCGTATGCGCCCATGAACTCGCGCATGACCGTCTGCACAAAGGGGTCAACCGTTTCTTTCTGGAGGAGAATTCCTATTTCTCACCAGGCAAGCTGGAGCGGCAGGCTAACCTGTTCGCGGTCAAGCTGCTATCGGTCGGCACTGCCATTGAGCAGGATGAATCCCTACAGAGTTATTATGCAAGGATTGGCATCCCGGCTGAGGTTGTCTTTTTTTTAGACGATTAAAGGAACATACGTTCCTTTAATGACGCAACAAAAAACTCTTACCGCAGTAAGAGTTGATTGCCAGCCATAAGCTGTTCGATCGGGATGACACGATTTGAACATGCGACCCCCTGGTCCCAAACCAGGTGCTCTACCAAGCTGAGCTACATCCCGAAACTATTAGATTATTATGGAGCGGGTGATGGGAATCGAACCCACGCTATCAGCTTGGAAGGCTGAAGTTCTACCATTGAACTACACCCGCACAGGTGAAATGAATATCGGGATGACACGATTTGAACATGCGACCCCCTGGTCCCAAACCAGGTGCTCTACCAAGCTGAGCTACATCCCGTTAATAATTAATGAAGTAATAATGGCGCGCCCTGAGAGATTCGAACTCCCGGCCTTTTGATTCGTAGTCAAACGCTCTATCCAGCTGAGCTAAGGGCGCAAAAAATATTGGAGCGGACGACGGGAATCGAACCCGCGACCCTCGCCTTGGCAAGGCGATGCTCTACCGCTGAGCCACGTCCGCAAATAAGTGGTGCGCGTGAAGGGACTTGAACCCCCACGTCTTACGACGCCAGATCCTAAGTCTGGTGCGTCTGCCATTCCGCCACACGCGCATGAATTAATAAAAGTGAGCCATGAAGGACTCGAACCTTCGACACCCTGATTAAAAGTCAGGTGCTCTACCAACTGAGCTAATGGCTCATATTTGGCAGGGGATATAGGATTCGAACCTATGATGACGGAGTCAGAGTCCGTTGCCTTACCACTTGGCGAATCCCCTACAATAGATACCTATATAATGCCCACAATCTCCCTCAAATATCAAGAACATTATGGTGGAGGCTGAGGGGTTCGAACCCCCGACCCTCTGCTTGTAAGGCAGATGCTCTCCCAGCTGAGCTAAGCCTCCATATGTATGGTGACTAATAAGGGTACTAGTTAAAAATGGTGACCCGTATGGGATACTCTTCACTCCATTACGAGATTGCGAAGTATTCCTTACGAAGCCTATCCTTCAACGAACCCAGGGAATTCTCATCCCATAAAAAATGGTGACCCGTATGGGATTCGAACCCATGTTACCTCCGTGAAAGGGAGGTGTCTTAACCCCTTGACCAACGGGCCTTAAAAAATTTGTGGAGCTCTCAACCGGATTCGAACCGGTGACCTCTTCCTTACCATGGAAGCACTCTACCTGCTGAGCTATGAGAGCATGGCTCCCCGAACAGGACTCGAACCTGTGACAACTCGATTAACAGTCGAGTGCTCTACCAACTGAGCTATCAGGGAATATTGTCCGCTTGGCAACGTCCTACTCTCCCAGGACCCTTCGGTCCAAGTACCATCGGCGCTGGAGGGCTTAACGGTCGTGTTCGGGATGGGTACGTGTGGAACCCCTCCGCTATCGCCACCAAACGGGCATTTACAGCGTAAATGCTTCAGGAATTTGATTCCTGAAAACTGAATCCGAAACGAATCTGCGTGATAGAAATTTGGATAAGCCCTCGACCGATTAGTATTGGTCAGCTCCATGCATTGCTGCACTTCCACCTCCAACCTATCTACCTCGTCGTCTTCAAGGGGTCTTACTAATTGGGAAATCTCATCTTGAGGGGGGCTTCACGCTTAGATGCTTTCAGCGCTTATCCCGTCCGTACGTAGCTACTCAGCCATGCTCCTGGCGGAACAACTGATGCACCAGCGGTACGTCCATCCCGGTCCTCTCGTACTAAGGACAG is a window of Paenibacillus sp. FSL H3-0469 DNA encoding:
- a CDS encoding LysM peptidoglycan-binding domain-containing protein; this encodes MEEYGFYLSFNNYEEVIRLPVNPETLEIKENSDGKSYTIVDFGEINAIAYPKLTEITIESMFPAQYYPFVVYSGENAGKLLKPYEYVELIRKWMLSRRPVRFVFSGLKSANVQNTQTPDWLRQARAQAQQTFTGDIGINMAVSIENFSWKLSAGSSGDIDYTLGLKKYVFYQALAVKVGSTGEVKKQQKRASEKAVPATYTLKAGDTLWSVAQKLLGDGSKFKTLQKLNNISDSELKKLKIGRVIKLS
- a CDS encoding phage portal protein yields the protein MSELSLFFAQNAACDTTEEFAVSLRFKDKEGNPAVWKLRSMNEEENQECRKAATRKVKGKNGTYTTDIDPNEYMAKLMTASIVHPDLKNTELQRSYGVMGAESLLRKMLLPGEFAALGERVQALNGFATDMNELVDDVKN
- a CDS encoding phage tail tube protein, translating into MTFLRASDTLSGQEGRAYATINGQTEEMFYVKTLEATVEKQKAEVKTLGRRGVQHKATGWSGSGTMTIFYMTSRFRQMMLEYMKTGIDQYFSIIVTNEDPSSTVGAQRIMLKDVNLDSVIMASLDTESDALEEEVAFTFEDVELVQPFAAPANSGQ
- a CDS encoding phage tail sheath family protein, which codes for MAGGTWTTQNKVRPGVYVNVASNGIVAGKMGERGTAALALALPWGPAGVILKLTAQEDFQQKLGYDLTAAELLPVREVLKRAGTLLLYRLNQGVKAAVANNGIQATALYGGERGNALKVVIEKNIDDATKFDVRTLLDGAEVDKQTVSAAADLAANAYVEFKPNESGALTVSAGLPLAGGANGVVTNAEHSAFLSALEVQDFQTVGLVSQDNTLKSLYSAYVKRLRNTEGKKVQAVLSDYATADHEGIISVANGVILSDGTVVDKAHAVAWVAGATAAAAVNESLTYQAYDDAVDADVRFSHSETVEALTDGELLFTYSGGRAVVEQDINTFTSFSTDKGKAFSKNRVLRVLDGIAGDLKRIFESYFIGKLPNNEDGRALFWSQCVTYMNDLQNLGAIENFNAQSDIVVTPGADSDSVVLEVAVKPVDSVEKVYMKVKVV
- a CDS encoding DUF6838 family protein; the encoded protein is MKAPSVIAGYKTGPILPESNPRVTSRKAGGITTSIHERNEIMTVEQLRGNITAALVQFFPDIPVYVEGDKPQSAYFRLELLSATYDRQREGRYMAIYRFGIRYEQGSLLDAEAMADGLCEALDARESVNPAYRVVRQSWVAGAEGRGALFTVDYMLYLQKQKQPEEEAELMGHFTEGARLK
- a CDS encoding ArpU family phage packaging/lysis transcriptional regulator, whose product is MLSSLPELDRRRTQVTIENMLEKYRIFKSVTFEAKEAGITYSYTERFHGATNTVTDQTAAIATHNVDVPAARRAYCDVIDSVVERLTQREQQLVRERYMRREESYDYTIYNHVFDPPVSKDTYVKIRSKAFYKMALALADLQLLSLATLTKTPAEGNLPKR
- a CDS encoding helix-turn-helix domain-containing protein; amino-acid sequence: MAEEFGYYLRQLREGKGLTINQLAALAGISGAQISRIENGLRGVPKPATLRKIAEATDVSYEELMGHAGYLTETGSSTESSVPAWATSKDKRDFRQMLEDDGELMFDGIPLNKEDKQRIKDVLTGLFWEAKQMNKRTKPKQHPGKE
- a CDS encoding ImmA/IrrE family metallo-endopeptidase translates to MDELIKRLVKKYNTSSPFELAEALGIHIRFMHLGDGTKGLYYRKLRRRFIVIHNQLPLEWQRFVCAHELAHDRLHKGVNRFFLEENSYFSPGKLERQANLFAVKLLSVGTAIEQDESLQSYYARIGIPAEVVFFLDD